A portion of the Stigmatella aurantiaca DW4/3-1 genome contains these proteins:
- a CDS encoding RluA family pseudouridine synthase, giving the protein MIEFRIEEDSVGMRLDKYLRKRLANMPTSHLFKMIRVKKVRVNGKRAQPEQLLAAGDVIAIRGDEQQLLGPAPGGERLPPPPPPVDPSELVILLEDDWMMAVDKPSGMAVHTGSGITGGTLVDYVRAYLGPKAVRNDFTASPAHRLDRETSGVILVAKRRPAMVHFTEVFTESRARKRYVTLVKGKMPQDSGVIDLPLSEHQQTAESKARRGVNMQEALTRWKVIRQSSEAALLSCAIETGRTHQIRRHLAAVGHPVAGDRKYGDFAFNRDVRARWGLKRLFLHAERIEFPHPQHGGKVTVEARLPPELKDTLKRAALEPS; this is encoded by the coding sequence ATGATCGAGTTCCGAATCGAAGAGGACAGTGTGGGGATGCGGCTGGACAAGTACCTCCGCAAGCGCCTGGCCAACATGCCCACCAGTCATCTGTTCAAGATGATCCGGGTCAAGAAGGTCCGGGTGAACGGGAAGCGGGCCCAGCCCGAGCAACTCCTGGCCGCCGGGGACGTCATCGCCATCCGGGGGGATGAGCAGCAGCTGCTCGGCCCGGCCCCGGGCGGCGAGCGCTTGCCTCCCCCCCCACCCCCCGTGGACCCGTCCGAGCTGGTCATCCTCTTGGAAGACGACTGGATGATGGCCGTGGACAAGCCCAGCGGCATGGCCGTGCACACCGGCAGCGGGATTACCGGGGGCACCCTGGTGGACTATGTGCGTGCCTACCTGGGCCCCAAGGCGGTGAGGAACGACTTCACCGCCTCACCTGCCCACCGGCTCGACCGGGAGACCTCGGGCGTCATCCTCGTGGCCAAGCGCCGCCCGGCGATGGTGCACTTCACCGAAGTGTTCACTGAAAGCCGGGCCCGCAAGCGCTACGTCACCCTGGTCAAGGGCAAGATGCCCCAGGATTCGGGGGTCATCGACCTGCCCCTCTCGGAGCACCAGCAGACGGCCGAGTCCAAGGCCCGCCGGGGGGTGAACATGCAGGAGGCGCTCACCCGGTGGAAGGTCATCCGCCAGTCGAGCGAGGCGGCGCTCCTCTCCTGCGCCATCGAAACCGGGCGCACCCATCAGATAAGAAGGCATTTGGCCGCGGTGGGCCACCCCGTGGCCGGAGACAGGAAGTATGGTGACTTTGCCTTCAACCGGGATGTGCGGGCCCGGTGGGGCTTGAAGCGTTTGTTCCTGCACGCGGAGCGCATCGAATTTCCGCACCCCCAGCACGGCGGGAAGGTGACGGTGGAGGCGAGGTTGCCTCCAGAGCTGAAGGACACCCTCAAACGCGCTGCGCTAGAACCTTCATGA
- a CDS encoding NADP-dependent oxidoreductase, translating into MQVIEVTRFGGPDVLHLAERPEPQPTPDEVVVRVAAANVNPTDLGARMGQIPGAGPQPPFVLGWDLAGTVTAVGKNVRDLKTGQRVVGMIPWYTTQGTVGAYATSVAIRAEWLVPLPEGFDEALAATVPLNALTAQQALGLLQLPARASLLITGASGAVGSFAVQLAVRAGHRVAALAGRDDEEWVRSLGAEEVLSRSTDLSRIEPRPFVLDAVPLGEAALQAVRDGGAVVTTRPVPVAPAERHIRQEAVLIRADRAALESLVRDVARGVLKTRVARVLPLAQAAEAHRRAEAGGLHGKIVLAP; encoded by the coding sequence ATGCAGGTGATCGAGGTGACGCGCTTTGGAGGTCCCGACGTCTTGCACCTGGCAGAGCGTCCGGAGCCACAACCCACCCCTGACGAAGTGGTGGTACGGGTGGCCGCCGCGAACGTAAACCCGACCGATCTCGGGGCACGGATGGGACAGATCCCAGGGGCCGGGCCCCAGCCCCCCTTCGTGCTCGGCTGGGATCTCGCGGGGACCGTGACCGCCGTGGGAAAGAACGTGCGCGACCTGAAGACCGGCCAGCGCGTGGTGGGGATGATCCCCTGGTACACCACCCAGGGGACCGTGGGCGCTTATGCCACGTCGGTGGCCATCCGTGCCGAGTGGCTCGTGCCCCTCCCAGAGGGGTTCGACGAGGCGCTCGCCGCCACCGTGCCCCTGAACGCGCTGACCGCGCAGCAAGCCCTCGGACTGCTTCAACTTCCCGCTCGTGCCTCCCTGCTCATCACCGGAGCGAGCGGCGCGGTGGGCAGCTTCGCCGTTCAGTTGGCGGTTCGCGCGGGGCATCGGGTCGCGGCGCTCGCGGGGAGGGATGACGAAGAGTGGGTGCGAAGTCTCGGCGCGGAGGAGGTCCTGTCCCGCTCCACGGACCTCTCTCGCATCGAGCCACGCCCCTTCGTGCTCGATGCCGTTCCACTCGGCGAGGCCGCCCTTCAGGCGGTGCGGGATGGGGGCGCCGTGGTCACCACCCGTCCAGTCCCTGTAGCGCCTGCCGAGCGCCACATCCGGCAAGAGGCAGTCTTGATCCGCGCGGATCGCGCCGCGCTCGAGTCCCTGGTGCGAGACGTTGCCAGAGGCGTGCTGAAAACCCGGGTGGCGCGGGTCCTTCCACTCGCCCAAGCCGCCGAGGCGCACCGCCGCGCCGAGGCAGGAGGACTCCACGGGAAGATCGTCCTTGCCCCGTGA
- a CDS encoding GAF domain-containing sensor histidine kinase has translation MSPPPNMPLSEEAPQRWTAVDTGAPTSPPSEHAGPALRLLSRAGRLLSVQRGSLKPILRRVARLTTSELASFCLVELVLANGQSERVALAHHDPLAESQLRALLPHSPQDSSCSPMVDALHTGISQLLVDYPVEIRRRLPTLPEHLAQLDPLDPRSLMVVPLVGHRRVLGLMLLARNSSLPPFDATDLIVAEELARSMAVALDDSRLLREARRAERRARFLARSSRVLAGSLDYRATLDQVARLAVPAVADLCAVDMLEEDGSISRLAVAHRVPEKAALVWELAHRWPSHLTDLYGAGRVIQIGEPELRGEVQDTGLPRAARTPEHLHALRSLGLESYLVAPLRARGRTLGAITFAYTGSHRSYRRQDLRLAMELAARAALAVDNALLYSASQEAVKLRDEFLAVASHELKTPLTPLNLRLQSLRRELDRRGAPVDSARVQEHVAALQRQCKRLGTLVDSLLDVSRLEAGVLVLDLEFLDLVALARDVISRFAPQAARTGTPLTIEAGEPIVGHWDRVRLEQVVSSLLSNALKYSVGHPIHIRVERSPMGARLTVRDEGIGISPEHLPRIFERFERAVSSEHFGGLGLGLYLTRHLVEAFGGTIHATSEPGLGSTFQVDLPLASPAS, from the coding sequence ATGTCTCCCCCTCCCAACATGCCTCTCTCTGAAGAGGCGCCCCAGCGGTGGACGGCCGTGGACACCGGGGCTCCAACCTCCCCCCCGAGCGAGCATGCCGGACCTGCCCTGCGGCTCTTGTCCAGGGCAGGCCGCCTGCTCTCCGTCCAACGAGGCAGCCTGAAGCCCATCCTGCGCCGGGTGGCCCGCTTGACGACCTCGGAGCTGGCCAGCTTCTGTCTGGTGGAGTTGGTCCTCGCCAACGGTCAGTCCGAGCGGGTGGCCTTGGCACACCATGACCCCCTGGCCGAATCCCAGCTTCGGGCCCTTCTCCCCCACTCCCCCCAAGACAGCTCCTGCAGCCCCATGGTGGATGCCCTTCACACTGGGATCTCCCAACTCCTGGTGGACTACCCAGTGGAGATCCGGCGGCGGTTGCCCACGCTGCCCGAGCACCTCGCGCAGCTCGATCCGCTGGATCCCCGGTCCCTGATGGTGGTGCCCCTCGTGGGGCACCGGCGGGTGCTGGGCTTGATGCTGCTGGCCCGCAACAGCTCCCTGCCTCCCTTCGATGCCACGGACCTCATCGTCGCCGAAGAACTGGCGCGCAGCATGGCCGTCGCCCTCGACGACTCCCGCCTGCTTCGGGAAGCCCGGCGTGCCGAGCGGCGTGCCCGGTTCCTGGCCCGCTCCAGCCGTGTGCTCGCCGGTTCACTCGATTACCGCGCCACGCTGGATCAAGTCGCCCGGCTCGCGGTGCCCGCCGTGGCGGACCTGTGCGCGGTGGACATGCTCGAAGAAGACGGGAGCATCAGCCGCCTGGCCGTGGCGCACCGGGTTCCTGAAAAGGCCGCGCTGGTCTGGGAGCTGGCGCATCGCTGGCCCTCGCACCTCACGGATCTCTACGGCGCGGGACGGGTCATCCAGATCGGCGAGCCCGAGCTGCGCGGAGAGGTGCAGGACACAGGCCTGCCGCGCGCGGCGCGGACCCCCGAGCACCTGCACGCCTTGCGCTCCCTGGGGCTGGAGTCCTACCTCGTGGCCCCCCTGCGGGCCCGTGGCCGGACGCTGGGGGCCATCACCTTCGCCTATACGGGGTCTCACCGGTCCTACCGCCGGCAGGATCTGCGGCTGGCCATGGAGTTGGCGGCCCGGGCGGCCCTGGCCGTGGACAACGCGCTGCTCTACAGCGCCTCGCAAGAGGCCGTGAAGCTCCGGGACGAGTTCCTCGCCGTCGCCTCCCACGAGTTGAAGACCCCGCTCACGCCCCTCAACCTGCGGCTACAGAGCCTGCGGCGCGAGCTGGACCGGCGGGGCGCTCCCGTGGATTCCGCCCGGGTGCAGGAACACGTCGCCGCGCTCCAGCGCCAATGCAAGCGGTTGGGCACGCTGGTGGACAGCCTTCTGGATGTCTCGCGCCTGGAAGCGGGCGTGTTGGTGCTCGACCTGGAGTTTCTGGATCTGGTGGCCCTGGCCCGCGATGTCATCAGCCGCTTCGCTCCCCAGGCGGCGCGGACGGGGACCCCGCTGACCATCGAGGCTGGAGAGCCCATCGTGGGGCACTGGGACCGGGTACGGCTGGAGCAGGTGGTGAGCAGCCTGCTCAGCAATGCCCTCAAGTACAGCGTGGGCCACCCCATTCACATCCGGGTCGAGCGAAGCCCCATGGGCGCCCGCCTCACGGTGCGGGATGAAGGCATCGGCATCTCCCCGGAGCACCTGCCCCGCATCTTCGAGCGCTTCGAGCGGGCGGTCTCCTCGGAGCATTTCGGGGGCCTGGGCCTGGGGCTCTACCTCACACGCCACCTGGTCGAGGCGTTTGGAGGAACCATCCACGCCACCAGCGAGCCAGGCCTGGGCTCCACCTTCCAGGTGGACCTGCCCCTGGCCTCCCCCGCTTCTTGA
- a CDS encoding penicillin-binding protein 1A has protein sequence MSTPNSNIDRSRSKLVLDGVKKGRWWLFPLKLAGWLAVTGATAGAVGLVALYYIYSPGLPAIPKVDQYWPPIVTEVYTDDAVLAGEFYNQRRKVVPYERIPKRLVQAFIASEDSSFFDHLGVDILGTARAGFKTVTAKLGLRSGGVQGGSTLTQQTAKAVLIGAEGYKDATAKTLKRKIREALLARRLEAALTKEEILYLYLNNVFLGHHSYGVQSAAENYYRKDVRDLTLGEMTLIAGLPQAPSRYSPFLKPEAAKNRRSYVLRRMLDEGMITQAEHDEAKAEPVRVYPVEDVFHEFAPYFVEQARRDIVDRYGNPVLLEQGLKVFTTMDSERQRAAQEAVLEGLLSLDKRQGWRGPLGNLPPGKERDDFVARAKKAMGNEELVLNRLYVALVTHLDDDGKGADIQVGPHKARLPLLGMRWARKVNPESYYAPGGMISSVKRAIAEGDLVVVRHVTKRDLTDDKEQWDKKLAETIPDDTVKPVEGAAVPSEPVRVPNGPKLFRLEQQPEPQSALVSIDPHRQYLTAMVGGYDFDDNEFNRAFQACRQPGSAFKPLVYAAAIEKLNWTEATIIVDSPIVEHDPDNKVSWKPENFSEEFQGDVVLRTALVNSMNIPAVKTFGAVGTKAMSEWSRLLGLSTPMNMDFSAALGSSCVYPYDLAQVYATFNRYGRKKPTYFIRKIEDRFGRTLEDHTAFDDPWAPLQDRVAAGYARLFEPGEQVMSPETGFIITHLMRGVVQEGTGGPASRLGKPAAGKTGTTNDSFDAWFSAFTRDLVTVAWVGYDLNPHPLNRYETGGRAALPIWLDYMKKALSGRPQPEFYPWPSMELVRLPIDEKTGKIASSSSKNMEIMFFKKGTQPKEATPDKGQVNVNDFLMGQQ, from the coding sequence ATGAGCACTCCCAACTCGAACATCGATCGCAGCCGCTCCAAACTCGTCCTCGACGGGGTGAAGAAGGGCCGCTGGTGGCTCTTTCCCCTCAAGCTCGCCGGGTGGCTGGCCGTCACGGGCGCCACCGCGGGCGCGGTCGGCCTGGTGGCGCTGTACTACATCTACTCCCCGGGGTTGCCCGCCATCCCGAAGGTGGACCAGTACTGGCCCCCCATCGTCACCGAGGTCTACACCGACGACGCGGTGCTGGCCGGCGAGTTCTACAACCAGCGGCGCAAGGTGGTGCCCTACGAGCGCATCCCCAAGCGGCTGGTGCAGGCGTTCATCGCCAGCGAGGACTCCAGCTTCTTCGACCACCTGGGCGTGGACATCCTGGGAACGGCCCGCGCGGGCTTCAAGACCGTTACCGCCAAGCTGGGCCTGCGCAGCGGCGGCGTGCAGGGCGGCTCCACGCTGACGCAGCAGACCGCGAAGGCGGTGCTGATCGGCGCCGAGGGCTACAAGGACGCCACCGCCAAGACGCTCAAGCGCAAGATTCGCGAGGCCCTCCTGGCCCGGCGCCTGGAGGCGGCGCTGACGAAGGAGGAGATCCTCTACCTTTACCTCAACAACGTCTTCCTGGGGCACCACAGCTACGGGGTGCAGAGCGCCGCGGAGAACTACTACCGCAAGGACGTCCGGGATTTGACCCTGGGGGAGATGACCCTCATCGCCGGGCTGCCTCAGGCACCCAGCCGCTACTCGCCCTTCCTCAAGCCCGAGGCGGCCAAGAACCGCCGCTCCTACGTGCTGCGCCGCATGCTCGACGAGGGGATGATCACCCAGGCCGAGCACGACGAGGCCAAGGCGGAGCCGGTCCGGGTGTACCCCGTGGAGGACGTGTTCCACGAGTTCGCCCCGTACTTCGTGGAGCAGGCGCGCCGCGACATCGTCGACCGCTATGGCAACCCGGTGCTCCTGGAGCAGGGGCTGAAGGTCTTCACCACCATGGACAGCGAGCGTCAGCGCGCGGCCCAGGAGGCGGTGTTGGAGGGCCTGCTGTCGCTGGACAAGCGCCAGGGCTGGCGAGGCCCGCTGGGGAACCTGCCTCCTGGCAAGGAGCGGGACGACTTTGTCGCGCGCGCGAAGAAGGCCATGGGGAACGAAGAACTCGTGCTGAACCGGCTCTACGTGGCGCTGGTGACGCATCTGGACGACGACGGCAAGGGGGCCGACATCCAGGTCGGGCCGCACAAGGCGCGGCTGCCGCTGCTGGGCATGCGCTGGGCGCGCAAGGTGAACCCGGAGTCCTATTACGCGCCGGGCGGGATGATCTCCTCGGTGAAGCGGGCCATCGCCGAGGGGGACCTGGTGGTCGTCCGCCACGTGACGAAGCGGGACCTGACGGACGACAAGGAGCAGTGGGACAAGAAGCTGGCCGAGACGATTCCCGACGACACGGTGAAGCCCGTGGAGGGCGCGGCCGTCCCCTCGGAGCCGGTGCGCGTTCCGAACGGACCGAAGCTCTTCCGGCTGGAGCAGCAGCCCGAGCCCCAGAGCGCGCTCGTCTCCATCGATCCCCACCGGCAGTACCTCACGGCCATGGTGGGCGGCTACGACTTCGACGACAACGAGTTCAACCGCGCCTTCCAGGCGTGCCGCCAGCCGGGCAGCGCCTTCAAGCCGCTGGTGTACGCGGCGGCCATCGAGAAGCTCAACTGGACGGAGGCCACCATCATCGTGGACTCGCCCATCGTCGAGCATGATCCGGACAACAAGGTCTCCTGGAAGCCGGAGAACTTCTCCGAGGAGTTCCAGGGCGACGTGGTGCTGCGCACCGCGCTCGTCAACTCCATGAACATCCCGGCGGTGAAGACGTTCGGGGCGGTGGGGACCAAGGCGATGTCCGAGTGGTCCCGGCTGCTCGGGCTGTCGACGCCGATGAACATGGACTTCTCGGCGGCGCTCGGCTCCTCGTGCGTCTACCCGTATGACCTGGCGCAGGTGTACGCGACCTTCAACCGCTATGGCCGCAAGAAGCCCACGTACTTCATCCGGAAGATCGAAGACCGGTTCGGGCGCACGCTGGAGGACCACACCGCGTTCGATGACCCGTGGGCGCCGTTGCAGGACCGGGTGGCGGCGGGCTACGCGCGCCTCTTCGAGCCTGGCGAGCAGGTGATGTCGCCCGAGACGGGCTTCATCATCACGCACCTGATGCGCGGCGTGGTGCAGGAGGGCACGGGTGGGCCTGCCTCGCGCCTGGGCAAGCCGGCCGCGGGCAAGACGGGCACCACCAACGACTCGTTCGATGCGTGGTTCTCCGCCTTCACCCGGGACCTGGTGACGGTGGCATGGGTGGGGTACGACCTGAACCCGCATCCGCTCAACCGGTACGAGACAGGTGGCCGCGCGGCACTGCCCATCTGGCTGGACTACATGAAGAAGGCGCTCTCGGGCCGGCCGCAGCCGGAGTTCTACCCGTGGCCCTCCATGGAACTGGTGCGCCTGCCCATCGATGAGAAGACGGGCAAGATCGCCTCCAGCAGCTCCAAGAACATGGAGATCATGTTCTTCAAGAAGGGCACCCAGCCGAAGGAGGCCACGCCTGATAAGGGCCAGGTCAACGTCAACGACTTCCTGATGGGCCAGCAGTAG
- a CDS encoding flavin reductase family protein yields MKTFKKKDFPVDQIRRFLEPGPIVLVSSFWKGKTNIMTMGWHTVMEFSPSLVGCMITSENHSFEMIRRSKECVINIPTVELAEVAVGIGNTSGREIDKFEHFGLTAVKAQKVKAPLIQECFANYECKLADSRLLRKYNFFILEVVKAHAPASPKYPQTLHYRGQGVFMVSGESLNLRRMFKPQNL; encoded by the coding sequence ATGAAGACATTCAAGAAGAAGGATTTTCCGGTCGATCAGATTCGCCGGTTCCTGGAGCCTGGGCCGATTGTGCTGGTGAGTTCGTTCTGGAAGGGCAAAACCAACATCATGACCATGGGCTGGCATACCGTGATGGAGTTCTCGCCATCGCTCGTCGGCTGCATGATCACCTCGGAGAATCACAGCTTCGAGATGATCCGGAGAAGCAAGGAGTGTGTCATCAACATCCCGACGGTTGAGTTGGCGGAAGTGGCGGTGGGAATTGGCAACACCTCGGGAAGAGAGATCGACAAATTCGAGCACTTCGGTTTGACGGCGGTGAAGGCACAGAAGGTCAAGGCCCCGCTCATCCAAGAATGTTTCGCCAACTATGAATGCAAGCTCGCGGATTCGAGGCTTCTGCGGAAGTACAATTTCTTCATCTTGGAAGTGGTGAAGGCGCACGCACCGGCTTCACCGAAGTACCCCCAGACCCTTCACTACCGAGGCCAGGGGGTCTTCATGGTGTCGGGCGAATCCCTCAACCTCCGCCGGATGTTCAAACCTCAGAATCTCTAA
- a CDS encoding FadR/GntR family transcriptional regulator, whose amino-acid sequence MEWVGLVGRVEQDLERMISQGLLPQDGFLPSENSLAKHYGLSRSTVREALKRLAARALIEQHPGRRSRALPLEGAVTLENLGVVLEGLGAAQPERRKLLEGFLALKRETTVELLAACCQQASARDLDTLGGLCFELAEEARWGDNPGRWAELEFALLRQAARAVERPGQALLLQSLERSYRGMARRLVPHLNAQATRQWALCALHALAAKDAQPLRQELPALLQASDGHLLAGLPPPQEPKGSSQPPLCADTVPSHPTPEHEDATQRLSEANGPNQSACPTGLSQRTPTGGPSPEAPSSDARTPLVEGAPGAEVSQGQEASRRVPPGHQERPSQAPVGGGSGVERLNRAGGHLLLDGTAEGEQAGACTAGEAGPVTGHGVPEEGQGGTGAAGV is encoded by the coding sequence ATGGAATGGGTGGGGCTGGTCGGACGAGTGGAGCAAGACCTGGAGCGGATGATTTCGCAAGGCCTGCTGCCCCAGGACGGCTTTCTTCCCTCGGAAAACTCGCTGGCCAAGCACTACGGACTTTCACGCAGCACCGTCCGTGAAGCGCTGAAGCGCCTGGCCGCCAGAGCGTTGATTGAGCAGCACCCAGGCCGCCGCAGCCGAGCCCTCCCCTTGGAGGGGGCGGTGACCCTGGAGAACCTGGGGGTGGTGCTGGAGGGCCTGGGCGCCGCTCAACCGGAGAGACGCAAGCTGCTGGAAGGCTTTCTGGCCCTCAAGCGAGAGACGACAGTGGAACTGCTGGCGGCGTGTTGCCAGCAGGCCTCTGCCAGGGACTTGGACACGCTAGGAGGCCTGTGCTTCGAGTTGGCGGAGGAGGCCCGCTGGGGCGACAACCCCGGCAGGTGGGCGGAGTTGGAGTTTGCGTTGCTGAGGCAGGCGGCCCGCGCGGTGGAGCGTCCCGGACAGGCGCTGCTGCTGCAGTCGCTGGAGCGCTCGTACCGAGGAATGGCCCGGCGGCTGGTGCCCCACCTGAATGCGCAGGCCACTCGGCAGTGGGCACTCTGTGCGCTGCACGCCCTGGCAGCCAAGGACGCGCAGCCCCTGCGCCAGGAACTGCCCGCCTTGCTCCAGGCGAGCGATGGGCACCTGCTCGCAGGCCTCCCACCCCCGCAGGAGCCAAAGGGGTCGTCACAGCCCCCACTCTGCGCAGACACAGTCCCCTCTCACCCCACCCCGGAGCATGAGGACGCCACGCAGAGGCTGTCGGAGGCGAACGGTCCCAACCAGTCTGCTTGTCCTACAGGTTTGAGCCAACGAACGCCCACGGGGGGCCCCTCACCCGAGGCCCCCTCCTCTGACGCACGCACCCCTCTGGTAGAGGGGGCTCCCGGCGCGGAAGTGTCTCAGGGCCAGGAAGCGTCGCGAAGGGTTCCGCCTGGCCACCAGGAGCGACCGTCACAGGCTCCGGTTGGCGGTGGCTCTGGGGTTGAACGCCTGAACAGAGCGGGCGGACACCTCCTGCTGGATGGAACGGCGGAGGGTGAACAAGCTGGAGCGTGCACGGCTGGGGAAGCGGGGCCCGTGACCGGCCATGGAGTGCCTGAAGAGGGGCAGGGTGGGACGGGTGCTGCTGGCGTGTGA
- a CDS encoding serine/threonine-protein kinase encodes MATHGSAQVLELSGLRPGTEIGAWRIGELRGYGAYGAVYRAERRGEEGSGSFALKLALHPRDKRFEREAELLSRLSQPNVPCLRDRGQWAHRAGPIPFLVMDWVEGLPLYTWGRGRALTSRQVLRVLAQVARALAATHQVEGVHRDVKGDNVLVRSEDAHAVLIDFGAGSFRGAPPLTDEVLPPGTSPYRSPEAVQFQWRFWRERGAHYAPGPADDIYALGVTAYRLVTGVYPPAQVTWKASSGEASAPVPVQVPAEDLVTLCPELARLIRQMLAKKPSARGSAAQMARALEQAAESADQPITHRPRPAVAQRIHQPNLSPSSHRRAVWLGAAAGLATSLLLQGAWNLWQQPRPWRAEGPRSLGRDTAEADAGTSGLAKDALPSEDSVRNPEPRPVRIGLDIPKKPLPGQLRPPCRKREKELNGGCWGVPRDATPPCEEGNYEWRGACYYPVLAPVPSGTSEHP; translated from the coding sequence GTGGCGACGCATGGGAGCGCTCAGGTACTGGAACTGTCCGGCCTTCGGCCGGGCACGGAGATCGGCGCCTGGCGGATTGGAGAATTGAGAGGGTACGGCGCCTACGGGGCGGTCTACCGCGCCGAGCGGCGAGGAGAAGAGGGCAGCGGCTCCTTCGCGTTGAAGCTGGCCCTTCATCCCCGGGATAAGCGCTTCGAGCGGGAGGCGGAGCTGCTCTCCCGACTGTCGCAGCCGAACGTGCCGTGCTTGCGAGACCGAGGGCAGTGGGCCCATCGGGCTGGACCCATTCCCTTTCTGGTCATGGACTGGGTGGAAGGCCTCCCGTTGTACACCTGGGGCCGTGGACGTGCGCTCACGTCCCGGCAGGTGCTGCGCGTGCTGGCCCAGGTGGCGCGCGCGCTGGCCGCGACCCACCAGGTGGAGGGGGTGCACCGGGACGTGAAAGGGGACAATGTCCTCGTCCGTTCCGAGGATGCCCACGCGGTGCTGATCGACTTCGGTGCGGGCAGCTTTCGCGGCGCGCCGCCGCTCACGGACGAGGTGCTGCCTCCAGGCACTTCGCCGTACCGCAGTCCCGAGGCCGTGCAATTCCAATGGCGCTTCTGGCGTGAGCGTGGCGCGCACTATGCGCCTGGCCCCGCGGACGACATCTACGCGCTGGGCGTGACGGCCTATCGCCTCGTCACGGGCGTTTATCCCCCTGCGCAGGTGACATGGAAGGCTTCTTCAGGAGAGGCTTCTGCCCCCGTTCCCGTCCAGGTTCCGGCCGAGGACCTGGTGACACTCTGTCCGGAACTGGCAAGGCTCATCCGCCAGATGCTCGCGAAGAAGCCCTCGGCCCGAGGCAGTGCGGCGCAGATGGCCCGTGCGCTCGAACAGGCGGCGGAGTCCGCGGATCAACCCATCACCCACCGCCCGAGGCCAGCGGTTGCTCAGCGGATTCACCAGCCCAACCTTTCTCCATCCTCCCATCGCAGGGCAGTGTGGCTGGGGGCTGCGGCCGGGCTCGCCACCTCTCTGTTGCTTCAGGGGGCCTGGAACCTATGGCAGCAGCCGAGGCCCTGGCGCGCGGAAGGCCCGCGTTCCTTGGGGCGGGACACCGCCGAGGCGGATGCGGGGACCTCCGGGCTCGCGAAGGACGCGCTCCCTTCAGAGGACTCCGTCCGAAACCCGGAGCCGCGTCCGGTGCGCATCGGTCTCGACATTCCGAAGAAGCCTCTCCCGGGACAGTTGAGACCACCCTGTAGGAAACGTGAAAAAGAACTCAATGGGGGATGCTGGGGGGTTCCCCGGGATGCCACACCTCCCTGTGAGGAAGGAAACTACGAGTGGCGGGGCGCTTGCTATTACCCAGTCCTCGCGCCGGTCCCTTCCGGAACTTCCGAGCACCCCTGA